The following proteins are co-located in the Robbsia betulipollinis genome:
- the glk gene encoding glucokinase, translated as MDTQVRLPANVSAGLTADVGNESETFADGPRLLADIGGTHARFAMEHASHRLSEIRVYPCNGFETVEAAIARYLAEIAESARGVGVPIAHAAIAIANPVDGDTVRMTNFSWQFSIEATRRRFGFETLLVVNDFTALAMALPRLRERERRPVGRAVGTKGRADHVIGVIGAGTGLGASALIRTRDRWIALGSEAGHASFAPADDRELRVLEFAKRQWAHVSFERIAGGPGIALIHQALTRGPRARGTAPPDVAEIVQRAHAGERAALETIDCFCAVLGTFAGNVALSFGALGGLYVGGGVVPRLGALFERSSFRTRFEAKGRFNDYLAQIPTFLIDAEHPSFLGVSAILSEHLAEGRGGQVAFFARIRESLDRLSPAERRVADLSLLHPRSVMSDPVARIAERAGVSQPTVIRFCRSMGCEGLSDFKLKLATQIKGTVPVAHSQVRLGDPASEFGAKVLDNTVSAILQLRERLNFAQVEKAIRGLLAARRIEIYGQGSSAVVAHDAHYKFLRLGVSTIAYSDLHLQTASVPLLGAGDVIIVISRSGRLPGLLPLLERASDAGVLVIGITSRHSPLARKASVVLETDPIELGDNQLPMMSRVLHLLIIDVLAVGVAMRRAPGERLENGQLLDWLSHGSAGSSPGAD; from the coding sequence ATGGATACACAAGTGAGACTCCCGGCGAACGTTTCGGCCGGATTGACGGCGGACGTCGGCAATGAATCGGAGACGTTCGCCGACGGCCCACGGTTGCTTGCCGATATCGGCGGCACGCATGCGCGTTTCGCGATGGAGCACGCCTCGCATCGTTTATCCGAAATCAGGGTGTATCCCTGCAACGGCTTCGAAACCGTGGAAGCGGCCATTGCCCGCTACCTCGCGGAGATTGCGGAAAGCGCGCGCGGCGTCGGCGTGCCGATCGCGCATGCGGCGATCGCCATCGCCAATCCGGTGGATGGCGATACCGTCAGGATGACCAATTTTTCCTGGCAGTTTTCGATCGAGGCGACGCGCCGGCGGTTCGGTTTCGAGACGCTGCTGGTCGTCAACGACTTCACCGCGCTGGCGATGGCGCTGCCGCGCCTGCGCGAACGGGAGCGCCGCCCGGTGGGGCGGGCCGTGGGTACGAAGGGGCGCGCCGATCACGTGATCGGGGTGATCGGCGCGGGCACGGGCCTGGGCGCCTCGGCGCTGATCCGCACGCGGGATCGCTGGATCGCGCTCGGCAGCGAGGCCGGGCACGCCAGCTTCGCGCCGGCGGACGATCGCGAATTGCGCGTGCTGGAATTCGCGAAACGGCAATGGGCGCATGTGTCGTTCGAGCGCATCGCCGGCGGCCCCGGCATCGCGTTGATCCACCAGGCGCTGACGCGCGGCCCGCGTGCGCGGGGCACCGCGCCGCCGGACGTCGCCGAAATCGTGCAGCGCGCGCATGCCGGCGAGCGCGCGGCGCTGGAAACCATCGACTGTTTCTGCGCCGTGCTCGGGACCTTCGCCGGCAACGTCGCCTTGTCCTTCGGCGCCCTGGGCGGTCTGTACGTGGGCGGGGGCGTGGTGCCGCGGCTGGGCGCGCTGTTCGAGCGCTCGTCGTTTCGCACGCGCTTCGAGGCGAAAGGCCGTTTCAACGATTATCTGGCGCAGATCCCCACCTTTCTCATCGATGCCGAGCATCCGTCCTTTCTGGGCGTTTCCGCGATTCTCTCCGAGCATCTCGCCGAAGGGCGCGGCGGCCAGGTGGCGTTCTTCGCGCGGATCCGCGAATCGCTCGACCGGCTCAGCCCCGCGGAGCGCCGGGTCGCGGACCTGAGTCTGCTGCATCCACGCTCGGTGATGAGCGACCCGGTCGCGCGCATCGCCGAGCGCGCCGGCGTCAGCCAGCCGACGGTGATCCGCTTCTGCCGTTCGATGGGGTGCGAGGGGCTGTCGGACTTCAAGCTCAAGCTCGCCACCCAGATCAAGGGCACCGTGCCGGTGGCGCACAGTCAGGTGCGTCTGGGCGACCCGGCCAGCGAGTTCGGCGCAAAAGTGCTCGACAACACCGTGTCGGCGATCCTGCAATTGCGCGAGCGCCTGAACTTCGCCCAGGTCGAGAAGGCGATTCGCGGCCTGCTGGCGGCGCGCCGGATCGAGATCTACGGACAGGGCAGCTCGGCAGTGGTCGCGCACGACGCGCATTACAAGTTCCTGCGCCTGGGCGTGTCGACCATCGCCTATAGCGACCTGCACCTGCAGACCGCGTCGGTGCCGCTGCTGGGCGCGGGCGACGTGATCATCGTGATCTCGCGTTCCGGGCGGCTGCCGGGCCTGCTGCCCTTGCTCGAACGCGCGAGCGACGCGGGCGTGCTGGTGATCGGCATCACGTCGCGCCATTCGCCGCTGGCGCGCAAGGCCAGCGTCGTGCTCGAAACGGATCCGATCGAGCTCGGCGACAACCAGCTGCCGATGATGTCGCGCGTGCTGCACCTGCTGATCATCGACGTGCTCGCGGTGGGCGTCGCGATGCGGCGCGCGCCCGGCGAACGGCTGGAAAACGGGCAACTGCTCGACTGGCTCAGTCATGGCAGCGCGGGTTCTTCCCCCGGGGCCGACTGA
- a CDS encoding MFS transporter yields MTGLDPSLATSAPIRSASDVSRLINISDNRNSHARIVVLLALGGVFLDAYDLTTLSYGIQDVNREFHLSPSLSGLVTSSIMVGTILGSLVGGWLTDKIGRYQVFMADMLFFVVAAIAAGLAPNVWVLIAARFVMGLGVGIDLPVAMAFLSEFSKFSGKGNKASRLAAWCPIWYAASSVCFLIVFGLYFLLPAAHQQWLWRASLIFGAVPALVIIAVRSKFMNESPMWAANQGNLTDAVRILKESYGIQAHTDPDHVADAWRRSQPATPSFTVLFRKPYLQRTLAASAMNLFIPFEYTAIAFFLPTILSQFLGAGVFQTIAASLALNVLFALTGGLLGMRLAYRYASRHVAIAGFALQFVALVVLALLGHPHAALGIGAAILMLGTWLFAEGFGPGAQMMIYPALAYPTAIRGTGVGFGRALAGFGQAIALFVLPVLNARFGTNMFWIVAIAPVVPVIALLLIGYEPTLHDIDDDTVDAAV; encoded by the coding sequence ATTACCGGTTTGGACCCCTCTCTCGCGACCTCTGCGCCGATTCGTTCCGCCAGCGATGTCTCGCGACTGATCAATATCAGCGACAACCGCAACAGCCATGCGCGCATCGTCGTGCTCCTGGCCTTGGGAGGCGTGTTTCTCGACGCCTACGACCTGACGACCCTGTCCTATGGCATTCAGGACGTCAATCGCGAGTTCCATCTCAGCCCCTCGCTGAGCGGCCTGGTCACGTCGTCGATCATGGTCGGAACCATCCTCGGCAGCCTCGTCGGCGGCTGGCTCACCGACAAGATCGGCCGCTACCAGGTCTTCATGGCGGATATGCTGTTCTTCGTGGTCGCCGCGATCGCGGCCGGGCTCGCGCCGAACGTGTGGGTGTTGATCGCGGCCCGCTTCGTGATGGGGCTGGGCGTGGGGATCGACCTTCCCGTAGCGATGGCTTTCCTATCGGAATTCTCGAAATTCAGCGGCAAAGGCAACAAGGCGTCGCGGCTCGCCGCGTGGTGCCCGATCTGGTACGCGGCCTCGTCCGTCTGCTTTTTGATCGTGTTCGGCCTGTACTTCCTGTTGCCTGCCGCGCATCAGCAATGGCTGTGGCGCGCATCGCTGATCTTCGGCGCGGTGCCGGCCCTGGTCATCATCGCAGTGCGCAGCAAATTCATGAATGAATCGCCGATGTGGGCCGCGAACCAGGGCAATCTGACGGACGCCGTGCGGATATTGAAGGAATCCTACGGCATCCAGGCGCATACCGATCCGGATCACGTCGCCGACGCCTGGCGGCGCAGTCAGCCAGCGACGCCGAGTTTCACCGTGCTGTTCCGCAAGCCTTACCTGCAACGCACGCTGGCGGCCAGCGCGATGAACCTGTTCATTCCGTTCGAATACACCGCGATCGCGTTTTTCCTGCCGACGATCCTGTCGCAGTTTCTGGGTGCGGGGGTGTTCCAGACGATCGCCGCATCGCTTGCGTTGAACGTGCTGTTCGCGCTGACGGGCGGGCTGCTCGGCATGCGGCTCGCCTACCGATATGCCTCGCGCCATGTCGCGATCGCGGGTTTCGCGCTGCAGTTCGTCGCGTTGGTGGTATTGGCGCTGCTCGGCCATCCGCACGCGGCGCTGGGCATCGGCGCGGCGATCCTGATGCTGGGTACCTGGCTGTTCGCCGAAGGGTTCGGCCCGGGCGCGCAGATGATGATCTATCCCGCGCTGGCTTACCCGACGGCGATCCGTGGCACCGGCGTCGGTTTCGGCCGCGCGCTGGCGGGTTTCGGGCAGGCGATCGCGCTGTTCGTCCTGCCGGTGCTCAACGCCCGCTTCGGCACCAATATGTTCTGGATCGTGGCGATCGCGCCGGTGGTGCCGGTCATCGCCTTGCTGCTGATCGGGTACGAACCGACGCTTCACGATATCGACGATGACACGGTGGATGCCGCCGTGTAG
- a CDS encoding LysR family transcriptional regulator: MQNLDALAIFVRVAEMGSFTRAAESLGIQKGRASKVIRQIETQMGARLLHRSTRTVRLTEDGRSFHARACALLADAEDLGSMFAGNEVPLRGRLRVDLPTEFARSTIVPALPAFMQNYPGVELEISSTDRRVDLIQAGMDCVLRIGGIADETLVARKLGSLRMVNAASPAYLARYGVPHTLADLLAQGHRMVHYTPTLGNRPPGWEYPDGAGYAMLALPGSLCVNNVQTYHGAGLAGLGLIQAGLPSLRAFLLTGELIEVLPDLLPEPLSVFVVVAHRQNLSRRVRVFVAWLEQILEPYLDR; this comes from the coding sequence ATGCAAAATCTCGATGCGCTGGCGATCTTTGTTCGCGTCGCGGAAATGGGCAGTTTCACCCGCGCCGCGGAGAGCCTGGGCATCCAGAAAGGCAGAGCGTCGAAGGTCATTCGTCAAATCGAGACACAGATGGGCGCACGACTGTTGCACCGCTCGACGCGAACGGTCCGGTTGACGGAGGATGGACGAAGCTTCCATGCCCGTGCATGCGCGTTGCTCGCCGACGCCGAGGATCTCGGTTCGATGTTCGCAGGAAACGAGGTGCCTCTACGCGGCCGTCTCCGGGTCGACCTGCCGACCGAATTCGCTCGCTCCACCATCGTGCCCGCCTTGCCGGCGTTCATGCAAAACTATCCGGGAGTCGAACTGGAAATCTCCAGCACCGACCGGCGCGTCGATCTGATTCAGGCGGGGATGGATTGCGTGCTCCGAATCGGCGGAATCGCCGATGAAACGCTGGTTGCGCGAAAGCTCGGATCCTTGCGGATGGTCAATGCGGCGAGTCCTGCCTACCTTGCGCGGTATGGCGTACCGCACACGCTCGCCGACCTGCTGGCGCAGGGCCATCGCATGGTTCACTACACCCCGACATTGGGCAACCGGCCGCCAGGCTGGGAATATCCGGACGGCGCCGGCTATGCGATGCTCGCGCTTCCCGGCTCGCTCTGCGTCAACAACGTGCAGACGTACCATGGCGCGGGACTGGCCGGGTTGGGGCTGATACAGGCCGGGCTTCCGAGCCTGAGGGCCTTCCTCCTGACCGGCGAGCTCATCGAAGTCCTTCCGGATTTGCTGCCGGAGCCGTTGTCGGTATTCGTTGTCGTCGCGCACCGGCAAAACCTTTCGCGCCGCGTGCGCGTTTTCGTCGCGTGGCTCGAGCAGATCCTGGAGCCTTATCTCGACCGTTAG
- a CDS encoding carbohydrate ABC transporter permease — MTTSVNPVRRQKTASSFSGAADRWLPKLVLAPSVVLSLVFVYGFILITGYLSLTKSRLLPNYTFAGLDRYRQLFANDVWWTSAANLAWFGIPFIAICVVLGLFVAILLDQRIRAEGALRAIFLYPMALSFIVTGTAWQWILNPGLGIEKTLHDWGWTSVTFDWLVNPDKAIFCVVIAAVWQSTGFCMALFLAGLRGVDAEIFKAAQVDGASLPTIYWKIVIPGMRPVFFSVLLILSHLTIKTFDLVVALTAGGPGTSSSLPAMFMYTYSFNRGQLGVGAASSMMMLVTVIAVLVPLMYMESRSTRNGI, encoded by the coding sequence GTGACAACATCCGTCAACCCGGTCCGGCGCCAGAAGACCGCGTCATCGTTCTCGGGCGCGGCAGACCGCTGGTTGCCAAAGCTGGTCCTGGCGCCCAGCGTCGTGCTCAGCCTCGTCTTCGTCTACGGTTTCATACTGATCACCGGCTATCTGTCGCTGACGAAATCGCGGCTGCTGCCCAACTACACCTTCGCCGGGCTGGACCGCTATCGGCAACTGTTCGCCAACGACGTGTGGTGGACGTCGGCCGCGAACCTTGCCTGGTTCGGCATCCCGTTCATCGCCATCTGCGTCGTGCTCGGCCTGTTCGTGGCGATCCTGCTCGATCAGCGCATCCGCGCGGAGGGCGCGCTGCGCGCGATCTTCCTGTACCCGATGGCGCTGTCCTTCATCGTCACCGGCACGGCCTGGCAGTGGATCCTGAACCCCGGCCTGGGCATCGAGAAGACGCTGCACGACTGGGGCTGGACCAGCGTCACCTTTGACTGGCTGGTCAACCCGGACAAGGCGATCTTCTGCGTCGTGATCGCCGCGGTGTGGCAGTCCACCGGCTTCTGCATGGCGCTGTTCCTGGCCGGACTGCGCGGCGTCGACGCGGAAATCTTCAAGGCGGCGCAGGTCGACGGCGCGAGCCTGCCGACCATCTACTGGAAGATCGTGATTCCCGGCATGCGGCCGGTGTTTTTCTCGGTCCTGCTGATTCTCAGTCACCTGACGATCAAGACCTTCGATCTCGTGGTCGCGCTCACCGCGGGCGGCCCGGGCACGTCGTCGTCCCTGCCGGCGATGTTTATGTACACCTATTCCTTCAACCGGGGCCAGCTCGGCGTCGGTGCCGCGTCGTCGATGATGATGCTGGTCACGGTGATCGCGGTACTCGTGCCGCTGATGTATATGGAGTCGAGGAGCACCCGCAATGGCATCTAA
- a CDS encoding acyl-CoA dehydrogenase family protein, protein MSRHDFVFSDSVDDARLAARFKPIFDDIAAGAVERDRTRALPYDAVRRLSEAGFGSIRIPVEQGGAGVTLTQLFRLLIELGAADSNLPQILRAHFGFVEDWLNAPPGPDRDAWIARFVLGDIVGGAWTETGDVALGQVATQLTRTPEGWTLSGRKYYSTGTIFADWIDVYARHADPAEGGDVIVAVDTRAAGVTIEDDWDGFGQKTTGSGTTVFDDVRIADSQIIPFERRFKYQTAFYQVFHLATLAGIGRAVERDAARAVRERTRVYSHGNARKVGDDAQIQQVVGEIAAWAFAAQAIALAAAEPLQRAFDAHFAPGHGARDPAQDSTHSPTQDRHAAENLANADAEIASAKGQIAVTELVLRAATHLFDALGASAVGAGKAFDRHWRNARTVSSHNPIVYKSRIVGDRAINGTAPNTVWQIGATPAKA, encoded by the coding sequence ATGAGCCGACACGATTTCGTTTTTTCAGACAGCGTCGACGACGCCCGCCTCGCCGCGCGTTTCAAGCCGATATTCGACGATATCGCCGCGGGCGCCGTCGAGCGCGACCGTACCCGCGCCCTGCCCTACGACGCGGTGCGCCGTTTATCCGAAGCGGGATTCGGATCGATTCGCATTCCTGTCGAACAGGGTGGCGCGGGCGTCACGCTGACGCAGCTGTTCCGTCTTCTGATCGAACTGGGGGCGGCGGATTCGAATCTGCCGCAGATCCTGCGGGCGCACTTCGGCTTCGTCGAGGACTGGTTGAACGCACCGCCGGGGCCGGACCGCGACGCGTGGATCGCACGTTTCGTGCTCGGCGACATCGTCGGCGGCGCATGGACCGAAACCGGCGACGTCGCGCTCGGCCAGGTGGCGACGCAGCTGACGCGCACCCCGGAGGGCTGGACGTTGAGCGGCCGCAAGTACTACAGCACCGGGACCATCTTCGCCGACTGGATCGACGTCTACGCCCGGCATGCCGACCCTGCCGAGGGCGGCGACGTGATCGTGGCGGTCGACACGCGCGCCGCGGGCGTCACGATCGAAGACGACTGGGACGGTTTCGGTCAGAAAACCACCGGCAGCGGAACCACCGTGTTCGACGATGTGCGAATCGCCGATTCGCAGATCATTCCATTCGAACGCCGGTTCAAATACCAGACCGCGTTCTACCAGGTGTTTCATCTCGCCACCCTGGCCGGTATCGGCCGCGCGGTGGAACGCGATGCGGCGCGGGCGGTACGCGAGCGGACCCGGGTCTACAGCCATGGCAATGCGCGCAAGGTCGGCGACGACGCGCAGATTCAACAGGTGGTAGGCGAGATCGCCGCGTGGGCGTTCGCGGCGCAGGCCATCGCGCTGGCCGCGGCCGAGCCGCTGCAGCGGGCGTTCGACGCGCATTTCGCGCCGGGCCATGGTGCGCGGGACCCGGCCCAGGACTCGACGCACAGTCCGACGCAAGATCGGCATGCCGCCGAAAACCTCGCGAATGCCGATGCCGAAATTGCATCCGCGAAAGGCCAGATCGCGGTGACCGAGCTGGTGCTGCGCGCGGCCACCCATCTGTTCGACGCATTGGGCGCGTCGGCCGTCGGCGCGGGCAAGGCGTTCGACCGGCACTGGCGCAACGCGCGGACCGTGTCGTCGCACAATCCCATCGTCTACAAATCCCGCATCGTCGGCGACCGGGCGATCAACGGCACGGCGCCGAATACCGTCTGGCAGATCGGCGCGACACCCGCGAAAGCGTGA
- a CDS encoding ABC transporter substrate-binding protein, whose product MKIRASIVALTTVGLLSGASAAQAAQSLEVLHWWTSGGESKAVGVLKQDMEKEGYQWKDVAVAGGAGANAMTALKTRVISGNAPSAAQIKGPAIQEWAEQDLLQEIDPAAKGWAQVLPPEIDKIIKHDGHYVAAPFSVHRVNWLWVNADLLKKVGAQPPTTWPEFFAVADKIKAAGQVAIAAGGQPWQDLTIWETVVLSQGPAFYKKAIVDLDPKTLNSPQMVQVFDTVRKITTYFDKGYSGRDWNLATAMVINGQAGFQFMGDWAKGEFANANKVAGKDYLCIPAPGTATSFTFNVDSFVFFKQKDPAALKGQLALASTIMTPDFQRQFSLYKGSIPVRLGTDESKFDECARKSIADEKVAIKGGAFVPSLAHGMAQLDATAGAMTDVVTHFMNSTQDSKSAAADLARAAKTK is encoded by the coding sequence ATGAAAATCCGCGCATCTATCGTCGCCCTGACCACGGTCGGCCTGCTGTCCGGCGCCAGCGCCGCGCAGGCCGCCCAATCGCTCGAAGTCCTGCACTGGTGGACCTCGGGCGGCGAGTCGAAGGCCGTCGGCGTGCTCAAGCAGGACATGGAGAAGGAAGGCTATCAGTGGAAGGATGTCGCGGTGGCCGGCGGCGCCGGCGCCAACGCGATGACCGCCCTCAAGACCCGCGTGATCTCGGGCAACGCGCCCAGCGCCGCGCAGATCAAGGGGCCGGCGATCCAGGAATGGGCCGAGCAGGACCTGCTGCAGGAGATCGATCCGGCAGCCAAGGGCTGGGCCCAGGTGCTGCCGCCGGAAATCGACAAGATCATCAAGCATGACGGCCATTACGTGGCCGCGCCGTTCTCGGTGCACCGCGTCAACTGGCTGTGGGTCAACGCCGACCTGCTGAAGAAAGTCGGCGCGCAGCCGCCCACCACCTGGCCCGAATTCTTCGCGGTGGCCGACAAGATCAAGGCGGCCGGACAAGTCGCCATCGCCGCCGGCGGCCAGCCGTGGCAGGATCTGACGATCTGGGAAACGGTCGTGCTCTCGCAAGGTCCGGCGTTCTACAAGAAGGCGATCGTCGACCTCGATCCGAAGACGCTGAATTCGCCGCAGATGGTCCAGGTCTTCGATACGGTGCGCAAGATCACCACCTATTTCGACAAGGGCTACTCGGGCCGCGACTGGAACCTGGCGACCGCGATGGTGATCAACGGCCAGGCCGGCTTCCAGTTCATGGGCGACTGGGCGAAGGGCGAGTTCGCGAACGCGAACAAGGTGGCGGGCAAGGATTATCTGTGCATTCCGGCCCCCGGAACCGCGACGTCGTTCACGTTCAACGTCGACTCCTTCGTGTTCTTCAAGCAGAAGGATCCGGCCGCGCTGAAGGGTCAACTGGCCCTGGCGAGCACGATCATGACGCCGGACTTCCAGCGCCAGTTCAGCCTCTACAAGGGCTCGATCCCGGTTCGTCTGGGCACCGACGAATCGAAGTTCGACGAGTGCGCGCGCAAGTCGATCGCCGACGAAAAGGTCGCGATCAAGGGCGGCGCCTTCGTGCCGTCGCTGGCACACGGCATGGCGCAACTGGATGCCACCGCCGGCGCGATGACCGATGTCGTCACCCACTTCATGAATTCGACCCAGGATTCGAAGTCCGCCGCAGCCGATCTGGCACGCGCCGCGAAGACGAAGTAA
- a CDS encoding carbohydrate ABC transporter permease: MASKLSVGRVLIYILLLAMAVYFLFPLYVMVSTSFKDIDTLRNGNLLTPPTSLSFAPWVKAWSGACTGVRCDGMQPYFMNSVRMAIPAVLLSSIIGAFNGYVLTHWRFRGVDALFTMLLVGCFIPFQAILLPMATMLGRLDLANTTTGLVLVHVIYGIAFTTMFFRNFYVGVPGELIKAARIDGAGFFTIFVRILLPISLPIFMVCLIWQFTQIWNDFLFGVVFAGTDSMPITVALNNLVNTSTGVKEYNVDMAGAIIAALPTLLVYIVAGRYFVRGLTAGAVKG, encoded by the coding sequence ATGGCATCTAAGCTGAGCGTCGGCCGCGTGCTGATCTATATCCTGCTGCTGGCGATGGCGGTGTATTTCCTGTTCCCGCTTTACGTGATGGTGTCGACCTCGTTCAAGGACATCGACACGCTGCGCAACGGCAACCTCCTGACGCCGCCCACGTCGCTGAGCTTCGCGCCCTGGGTCAAGGCCTGGAGCGGCGCCTGCACCGGCGTGCGCTGCGACGGCATGCAGCCGTACTTCATGAACTCGGTGCGCATGGCGATTCCCGCCGTGCTGCTCTCGTCGATCATCGGCGCGTTCAACGGCTATGTGCTCACGCACTGGCGTTTTCGCGGCGTCGACGCGCTGTTCACGATGCTGCTGGTCGGCTGCTTCATCCCGTTCCAGGCGATTTTGCTGCCCATGGCGACGATGCTGGGCCGGCTGGACCTCGCGAACACGACCACCGGCCTGGTGCTGGTGCACGTGATCTACGGCATCGCCTTCACGACGATGTTCTTCCGCAATTTCTACGTGGGCGTGCCGGGTGAACTGATCAAGGCCGCGCGGATCGACGGCGCGGGATTCTTCACGATCTTCGTGCGCATCCTGCTGCCGATCTCCCTGCCGATCTTCATGGTCTGCCTGATCTGGCAGTTCACGCAGATCTGGAACGACTTCCTGTTCGGCGTGGTATTCGCCGGCACGGATTCCATGCCGATCACCGTCGCGCTGAACAATCTGGTGAACACGTCGACCGGCGTCAAGGAATACAACGTCGACATGGCCGGGGCGATCATCGCCGCGCTGCCGACGCTGCTGGTGTATATCGTGGCCGGACGCTATTTCGTACGCGGCCTGACGGCAGGCGCGGTCAAGGGCTAA
- a CDS encoding ABC transporter ATP-binding protein: MASLTIRNVRKTYTNGVEVLKGVDIDVEDGQFLILVGGSGCGKSTLLNMIAGLETVSSGEILIGGKKVNDLSPKDRDIAMVFQSYALYPSMTVRQNISFGLNIRKVPKAEQTQIVERVSEMLQMSHLLDRKPGQLSGGQRQRVAMGRALARDPAMFLFDEPLSNLDAKLRIEMRSEIKLLHQRLGTTIVYVTHDQIEAMTLGDRIAVMKDGVVQQYGSPQQIYDSPSNLFVAGFIGSPPMNFIRGKLVSAVGSASTTSQAAAPGAVIGAAFNSGVGVEVEHRGQRSVLNLPFEAGTLHGQIGREVILGLRPEQITDRETGHTGLMQSIAIRPDVLEPTGPDTLLFFQLNGARVISRVHPGAVTSLGHDVPLWFDVSKAVLFDAATEARIA; the protein is encoded by the coding sequence ATGGCCAGTCTGACGATACGCAATGTACGCAAGACCTACACGAACGGCGTCGAGGTGCTCAAGGGCGTCGACATCGACGTCGAGGACGGTCAGTTCCTGATCCTGGTCGGCGGCTCCGGCTGCGGCAAGTCGACGCTGCTGAACATGATCGCCGGGCTCGAGACGGTCTCCTCCGGGGAGATCCTGATCGGCGGCAAGAAGGTCAACGACCTCTCGCCGAAAGACCGCGACATCGCGATGGTGTTTCAATCGTACGCGCTCTACCCGTCGATGACGGTGCGGCAGAACATTTCCTTCGGGCTCAACATCCGCAAGGTGCCGAAGGCGGAACAAACGCAGATCGTCGAGCGCGTGTCCGAGATGCTGCAGATGTCGCATCTGCTCGACCGCAAGCCCGGTCAGCTCTCCGGCGGTCAGCGGCAGCGGGTGGCGATGGGCCGCGCGCTGGCGCGCGACCCGGCGATGTTCCTGTTCGACGAACCGTTGTCGAATCTCGATGCGAAACTGCGCATCGAGATGCGCTCGGAAATCAAGTTGCTGCATCAGCGCCTGGGCACGACGATCGTCTACGTCACGCACGACCAGATCGAGGCGATGACGCTCGGCGACCGGATCGCGGTGATGAAGGACGGCGTGGTCCAGCAATACGGCTCGCCGCAACAGATCTACGACAGCCCGAGCAACCTCTTCGTCGCCGGCTTCATCGGTTCGCCGCCGATGAACTTCATCCGCGGCAAGCTGGTATCGGCGGTAGGCAGCGCCTCCACGACGTCGCAGGCGGCGGCGCCGGGGGCGGTGATCGGCGCGGCGTTCAACTCGGGGGTGGGCGTCGAGGTCGAGCATCGTGGGCAACGCAGCGTGTTGAACCTGCCGTTCGAGGCCGGCACGCTGCATGGGCAGATCGGGCGCGAGGTGATTCTCGGCCTGCGCCCGGAGCAGATCACCGATCGCGAAACCGGCCATACCGGCCTGATGCAGTCGATCGCGATCCGCCCCGACGTGCTCGAACCCACCGGCCCGGACACGCTGCTGTTCTTCCAGCTGAACGGCGCGCGTGTCATCAGCCGCGTGCATCCGGGCGCGGTGACCTCGCTCGGCCACGACGTGCCGCTCTGGTTCGACGTGTCCAAGGCGGTGCTGTTCGACGCCGCGACCGAGGCGCGGATCGCCTGA